One window of the Deferribacterota bacterium genome contains the following:
- a CDS encoding CheR family methyltransferase yields the protein MINLNVIKLKDGEFYELTDIIKNQAGIFFRKSKKYLLEYKLTPRLRELNFNSFSDYIYYLKYPVLNKRELDKLISLITICETYFFRERAQFDYMINDLIPNLVKDGKRNFKIWSAACSTGEEIYSIVILLKENMLLNRYNFEFFASDVNNKALEIAKYGEYKKNSFRGDIDNSIINKYFIVKDNRYKLKDEIRKKVKFYKL from the coding sequence ATGATTAATCTCAACGTTATTAAATTAAAAGATGGTGAATTTTATGAATTAACTGATATTATAAAAAATCAAGCAGGCATATTTTTTAGAAAGAGTAAAAAATACCTACTTGAATATAAGTTGACACCAAGGCTTAGGGAGCTCAACTTTAATTCCTTTAGTGATTATATATATTATCTGAAATATCCAGTATTAAATAAAAGGGAATTGGATAAGCTTATTAGTTTAATAACAATCTGTGAAACGTATTTTTTTAGGGAAAGAGCCCAATTTGATTATATGATTAATGATTTAATACCAAATTTAGTTAAAGATGGTAAAAGAAACTTTAAAATATGGTCAGCAGCTTGTTCTACTGGTGAAGAAATCTACAGTATTGTTATATTATTAAAGGAAAATATGTTGTTAAATAGATATAATTTTGAGTTTTTTGCATCAGATGTCAATAATAAGGCATTGGAAATAGCAAAATATGGAGAATATAAGAAAAACTCATTCCGCGGAGATATTGATAATAGTATTATTAATAAATATTTTATTGTTAAAGATAATAGATATAAATTAAAAGATGAAATTAGAAAAAAAGTAAAATTTTACAAGCTAAA